In a genomic window of Algoriphagus halophilus:
- a CDS encoding sulfatase, protein MNKIVLIATLLIFHAFSSFAQDGKDFNVLIIHVDDLGWADIEPLGSDFYETPHINTLASEGILFTNSYAAAAICSPTRAAMLTGKYPARLGITDWIRAKFQGVTTSGLPGDYEVFEDKPLKTPKIQGFLPLEEVTIAERMKSKGYATMHVGKWHLGEEGFYPEDQGFDVNVGGNDLGQPPSYFDPYLPEKPREFYEITTLKPRKKGEFLTDREGDEVVSFMNLKKDEKFFIHWAPYAVHTPIMGKPELVEKYKQKDPGNQRNPTYAALVESVDQNVGKVIHELERLGLRDQTLVIFTSDNGGLIGNYENPITNNFPLKSQKGYPYEGGIRIPTIVSWPGTLPEGIINENPIITMDWIPTILDFMGDNPVQDCLEGISLKETLTNPQSKLERDLFWHFPHYRLNDIVPYAIVRSGGYKLIHYFDGSEGELYNLNYDMEEKVNVISTRKAIAEELQNKLEHWLEETGARLPVEK, encoded by the coding sequence ATGAATAAAATAGTACTGATTGCCACTCTTTTAATTTTTCATGCCTTTTCCTCTTTTGCACAAGATGGAAAAGATTTCAATGTTTTGATCATTCATGTGGATGATTTGGGTTGGGCGGATATTGAGCCTCTAGGCAGTGATTTTTATGAAACCCCCCATATCAATACACTTGCTTCTGAAGGTATATTATTCACAAATTCCTATGCTGCAGCAGCGATTTGTTCACCGACAAGAGCTGCCATGCTCACTGGTAAATACCCAGCCAGATTAGGAATCACCGATTGGATTCGAGCTAAATTTCAAGGGGTAACCACTTCAGGTTTACCTGGCGATTATGAAGTCTTTGAAGACAAACCTTTGAAAACCCCTAAAATTCAAGGCTTTTTGCCTTTGGAAGAAGTGACCATTGCTGAAAGAATGAAGTCAAAGGGCTATGCTACCATGCACGTTGGCAAATGGCATTTAGGAGAAGAAGGGTTTTATCCAGAGGATCAAGGTTTTGATGTCAATGTAGGGGGTAATGATTTGGGACAACCCCCTAGTTATTTCGATCCTTATCTTCCAGAAAAGCCAAGGGAGTTTTATGAAATCACTACGTTGAAACCTAGGAAAAAAGGAGAGTTTTTGACTGATAGAGAAGGGGATGAGGTGGTGTCATTTATGAATTTGAAGAAAGATGAAAAATTCTTCATTCACTGGGCACCTTATGCGGTTCATACGCCAATTATGGGTAAACCGGAATTGGTAGAGAAATACAAGCAAAAAGATCCGGGCAATCAGCGAAACCCTACCTATGCTGCGCTAGTAGAAAGTGTTGATCAAAATGTAGGAAAAGTAATTCATGAGCTTGAAAGATTAGGTTTAAGGGATCAGACCTTAGTGATTTTCACCTCAGATAATGGTGGATTGATCGGAAATTATGAAAACCCCATTACCAATAATTTCCCTTTAAAATCGCAGAAAGGTTATCCTTACGAAGGTGGAATAAGAATTCCTACCATTGTAAGTTGGCCCGGTACTTTGCCAGAGGGGATTATCAATGAAAACCCAATTATTACCATGGATTGGATTCCTACAATATTGGATTTTATGGGCGATAATCCTGTTCAGGATTGTTTGGAAGGTATTTCCCTGAAAGAAACTTTGACCAACCCTCAGTCAAAACTGGAGCGTGATTTGTTTTGGCATTTTCCTCATTATCGATTAAATGATATTGTTCCCTATGCCATAGTCAGATCAGGGGGTTATAAATTGATCCATTATTTTGATGGAAGCGAAGGAGAGCTATATAATTTGAACTATGACATGGAGGAAAAAGTAAATGTCATCTCTACCCGCAAAGCCATTGCAGAGGAATTGCAAAACAAGCTAGAACACTGGTTAGAAGAAACTGGAGCTAGATTGCCAGTGGAAAAATAG
- a CDS encoding alpha/beta fold hydrolase produces MRHIFLFVLLFLFYFSSSGFAQNELILISVNGRQVEVKSSGLEERKLLQPVVIFEAGLGENLSIWDQVFNQVSDFAPVLSYNRAGIGKSEASSETITIASRVEELEGLLKEMKIDPPYLLVGNNWGSLITKDFLVKHPEDVLGTLFLDPIVELDNQQGMADYFEMEGLDGGVISSEYIEFLNSRMRYTESGVQNEVTAFLSLLIENKVTWDSEELPNKQTTVLLGNANDVFPMMGKLSMDSKEFHKKLMEGKVAFFEENLLGKRNTTLVLSSGSMNILPYQKPLQISSNIRHLMYEDMSGQIMNAGLKLNAKDFHAFLDGIETYVPASLRTERVYNMLGYSLMRHDQYEQAQVLFKKNMENHPESANVYDSYGDGLLAIGKIEEAIPFYEKAIELGTVESHRDLELFRKNLAKTKEMIASQN; encoded by the coding sequence ATGCGACATATTTTTCTATTCGTCCTGTTATTTCTTTTTTATTTTTCATCCTCGGGTTTTGCTCAAAATGAGCTTATACTTATTTCTGTAAATGGGCGGCAAGTTGAAGTCAAATCTAGTGGATTGGAAGAAAGGAAACTACTTCAACCTGTAGTGATTTTTGAAGCTGGGCTTGGTGAAAATCTTTCTATTTGGGATCAGGTTTTTAACCAAGTTTCTGATTTTGCTCCTGTGCTTTCCTATAATCGGGCCGGGATTGGGAAGTCTGAAGCTTCTTCCGAAACTATTACGATTGCCAGTAGGGTGGAAGAACTGGAGGGCTTGTTGAAAGAAATGAAAATTGATCCTCCTTACCTACTTGTTGGGAATAATTGGGGATCGTTAATTACGAAAGATTTTCTTGTTAAACATCCCGAAGACGTACTTGGCACTCTATTCTTGGATCCGATTGTTGAGTTAGATAATCAACAAGGGATGGCAGACTATTTTGAAATGGAGGGTTTAGATGGAGGAGTGATTTCCTCAGAATACATAGAATTCCTCAATTCAAGAATGAGATATACTGAATCTGGTGTACAAAATGAGGTGACTGCCTTCCTTTCTCTATTAATTGAAAATAAAGTTACTTGGGACTCCGAAGAATTACCTAATAAACAGACCACAGTTTTGCTTGGGAATGCAAATGATGTATTTCCAATGATGGGGAAATTATCAATGGATTCGAAGGAATTTCACAAAAAGTTAATGGAGGGAAAGGTCGCCTTTTTCGAGGAAAACTTGTTGGGAAAGCGAAATACTACTTTAGTGCTGTCATCCGGTTCTATGAATATATTGCCTTATCAGAAGCCTCTTCAGATTTCATCCAATATCAGACATCTGATGTATGAAGATATGAGCGGTCAAATTATGAATGCAGGATTGAAATTAAACGCTAAAGACTTTCATGCCTTTTTGGATGGGATAGAAACCTATGTCCCTGCCTCATTAAGAACTGAGAGAGTTTACAATATGCTAGGTTATAGTTTGATGAGGCATGATCAATATGAACAGGCACAGGTGCTATTTAAAAAAAATATGGAAAACCACCCTGAATCTGCCAATGTGTATGATTCCTACGGGGACGGGTTATTGGCTATTGGGAAAATAGAAGAGGCTATTCCTTTTTATGAAAAAGCGATAGAATTGGGTACAGTGGAGTCTCATCGAGATTTGGAACTGTTTCGAAAAAATTTAGCCAAGACGAAGGAGATGATAGCAAGTCAAAACTGA
- a CDS encoding sugar phosphate isomerase/epimerase family protein, with amino-acid sequence MKYKPVLLILVFIGMAISLDSFAQKKGDPLFQAPLGIAAYTFRNEFPKGVEHTLDIIQEMGFTEYEGGTAGLTPEEFKKLCAERGISIPSTGTGFEQLEEDPQAVADRVKALGANYVMCAWIPHKGDFTKANADRAIKAFNEGGKVLKENGIIFKYHVHGYEFQPYENGTLLDYIIENTDPEYVSLQMDVMWTHFGGGDPVSLLKKYGDRWVSLHLKDFRKGAPKDMTGLTGPENDVPLGTGELDIPGILRESNKIGIKHMFIEDESDHELENLPKSIAYLKSLKY; translated from the coding sequence ATGAAATATAAACCTGTCCTACTGATCCTTGTCTTCATTGGCATGGCGATTTCTTTGGATTCCTTTGCCCAGAAAAAAGGAGATCCTTTGTTTCAAGCTCCTTTGGGTATTGCGGCCTATACTTTTAGAAATGAATTCCCGAAAGGAGTAGAGCATACTTTGGATATTATCCAAGAAATGGGATTTACTGAATACGAAGGAGGTACGGCTGGGCTTACCCCAGAGGAATTTAAAAAACTATGTGCAGAAAGAGGAATAAGTATTCCTTCCACAGGTACTGGTTTTGAACAATTAGAGGAAGACCCTCAGGCGGTAGCAGATCGGGTGAAAGCTTTAGGTGCCAACTATGTCATGTGTGCCTGGATCCCTCATAAAGGAGATTTCACAAAAGCCAATGCTGATCGGGCTATTAAGGCCTTTAATGAAGGAGGAAAAGTCTTAAAAGAAAATGGGATTATTTTCAAATACCATGTTCACGGCTATGAATTCCAACCCTATGAAAATGGAACTTTATTGGATTACATCATTGAAAATACAGACCCGGAATATGTTTCTCTTCAAATGGATGTCATGTGGACGCACTTTGGAGGTGGAGATCCTGTGTCTTTATTAAAGAAGTATGGAGACAGATGGGTATCCTTACATCTGAAGGATTTCCGTAAAGGTGCTCCAAAAGATATGACTGGGTTGACTGGTCCGGAAAATGATGTTCCTCTAGGAACAGGTGAATTGGATATTCCGGGGATTTTGAGAGAATCCAATAAGATTGGAATCAAACACATGTTTATAGAAGACGAAAGTGATCATGAGCTTGAGAATCTTCCAAAAAGTATAGCCTATTTAAAAAGCTTGAAGTACTGA
- a CDS encoding GMC oxidoreductase, with translation MLQDSKEKRTYDAIVIGSGASGGWAAKELTGKGLKTLVLERGRMVKHIEDYPTASKAPWEFEFRGAVPLEKRSGIGGGRWLREETAHWALADDEQPIIQEKPFRWFRGYHVGGKSLLWARATQRWSDYDFEGPARDGFAIDWPIRAKDLNPWYDYVEKFAGIAGSRDGLPELPDSVVMPGFELSCIEKYYKEQLQANYGDRHLIQGRCAHLTDPQEIHKQQGRNKCQHQAMCNRGCVYGGYFSANASTLPWAEKTGNLTVRPDAVVESIIYDDVKGKASGVRIIDRHTKEAIEYYAKIIFVNASTIASNAILLNSKSSTFPQGIGNENGLLGKYLACHNYRGKGYATFEGFLDKANLGRNPGHAYVPRFRNVFKQDTDFLRGYSIGMSGGRGMSADTGMIGDQLRDNLLNQKYNDVWGMAAWMQGETVPVEDNHMRLSPDKVDKYGIPQIILSVEWKENDDKMTADFVAQQTEMYERAGFKNIKVEDSHSDPGSDIHEMGGVRMGKDPKESLLNEWNQLHHCKNVFVTDGACMTSTSTQNPTLTFMALTARAANHAVEELNKQNL, from the coding sequence ATGCTACAAGATTCAAAAGAAAAAAGAACGTATGATGCCATTGTGATTGGCTCGGGGGCCAGTGGAGGTTGGGCAGCAAAGGAATTGACGGGGAAAGGCTTGAAGACCTTGGTGCTCGAAAGAGGTAGAATGGTGAAACATATTGAAGATTACCCCACCGCTTCCAAAGCTCCTTGGGAATTTGAATTTAGGGGAGCGGTACCTTTAGAAAAAAGATCAGGAATTGGTGGAGGAAGATGGTTGAGGGAGGAGACTGCCCATTGGGCATTAGCGGATGATGAACAACCCATCATACAAGAAAAACCTTTTCGCTGGTTTCGGGGATACCATGTGGGTGGGAAATCTTTGCTTTGGGCAAGAGCTACTCAAAGATGGTCTGATTACGATTTTGAAGGACCCGCAAGAGATGGATTTGCAATTGATTGGCCAATTCGAGCCAAAGACTTGAATCCTTGGTATGATTATGTGGAAAAATTTGCAGGAATAGCTGGAAGTAGAGATGGATTGCCTGAGCTTCCTGATTCGGTTGTCATGCCAGGATTTGAATTGAGTTGTATTGAAAAGTATTACAAAGAACAACTTCAGGCAAACTATGGGGATAGACATCTGATCCAAGGGAGATGTGCCCACTTAACAGATCCCCAAGAAATTCATAAACAGCAGGGAAGAAATAAATGCCAGCATCAAGCCATGTGCAATAGAGGATGTGTTTATGGAGGATATTTTTCGGCCAATGCCTCTACCTTACCTTGGGCAGAAAAAACCGGGAATCTGACAGTAAGGCCTGATGCTGTAGTCGAGTCAATTATATATGATGATGTGAAAGGAAAAGCTTCAGGGGTAAGAATCATCGATAGGCACACTAAAGAAGCTATAGAATATTATGCAAAAATCATTTTTGTAAATGCGTCTACCATTGCCTCCAATGCCATTCTATTGAACTCAAAATCCTCTACTTTCCCTCAAGGTATAGGAAATGAAAATGGCCTCCTAGGTAAGTATTTGGCTTGCCATAATTACAGAGGAAAAGGGTATGCAACATTTGAAGGCTTTCTGGATAAGGCCAATTTGGGAAGGAACCCTGGACATGCCTATGTTCCTAGGTTTCGAAATGTCTTTAAGCAGGACACTGATTTCTTGAGAGGTTATTCTATAGGGATGTCTGGAGGAAGAGGAATGAGTGCTGATACTGGTATGATTGGAGATCAGTTAAGAGATAATCTGCTCAACCAAAAATACAATGATGTCTGGGGGATGGCAGCTTGGATGCAAGGAGAAACAGTCCCTGTAGAAGACAATCATATGAGATTAAGCCCTGATAAAGTAGATAAATACGGCATTCCCCAGATTATTCTTTCAGTAGAATGGAAGGAGAATGACGATAAAATGACCGCGGATTTTGTGGCTCAACAAACTGAAATGTACGAGCGGGCTGGTTTCAAAAATATCAAAGTGGAAGATTCTCATTCAGATCCTGGTTCGGATATTCATGAAATGGGAGGGGTAAGAATGGGTAAAGATCCTAAAGAATCATTACTCAATGAGTGGAATCAGTTGCATCATTGTAAGAATGTATTTGTTACAGATGGCGCTTGTATGACCAGTACCAGTACCCAAAATCCTACTTTAACTTTTATGGCATTAACTGCGAGAGCTGCCAACCATGCAGTAGAAGAATTGAATAAACAAAACCTTTAA